TATATCTATAGTTTTTAGTCCGTTATTCAATTATTAAATCTCTTAATTCACACTCCAACAGTTCAGCAATCCTATCCAATGTTGGCAGGGTAGGTTGAGTGATATTGCTACACCACTTAGATACCGTCACAGCAGTCACGCCCAACTGTTCTGCAAGCCAAACACCAGTCTTGTCTTTCTCAACTAACACTAGTTTTAGGCGATTTAATTTCTTCTTATCCATGTTTAATATCTTAAATTCTGATGCAAATATAGCTATAAAAGTTGATATTGGAGTTCATTTTATCTTAAAACATA
This region of Prevotella sp. E13-27 genomic DNA includes:
- a CDS encoding helix-turn-helix transcriptional regulator — translated: MDKKKLNRLKLVLVEKDKTGVWLAEQLGVTAVTVSKWCSNITQPTLPTLDRIAELLECELRDLIIE